A single genomic interval of Ruminococcus sp. NK3A76 harbors:
- a CDS encoding phage/plasmid primase, P4 family, which produces MSENTNEFLMNGENEEQELERLRAEVEAEMEQDIAAMPSDEVQNDAPLPEPPAEKKKQERELPDWMVDKLTINEMKFCKMFTEKHPLKCIGGRFYDYDGLVDENALGNEIYRMLRQAVWFGLPKKVTLIMDTLRHYCYSKPLLPDTRYIHLLNGKLDLNGNFYPRKEFCINRLNVWYKPEIWNSGAYYPEKFLTFLLELLTPEDVNTLQEYLGYLLIPSTKGQKMMFIIGQGGEGKSRIAIVLREIFGDNMITGNFQRIENDRFFRYNLKDKLLMVDDDMQMSALPSTGYIKNLVTAEIPIDVEAKGKQSEQALLYTRLLCFGNGSPKALYDKSQGFSRRMIILTTLTPPENRVVDPHIADKFIAEKDKIFCWMFDGLRRLVANNYRFTISDKAKLNVKETMQDSCNIPDYLSDSSRVNYGEKLCVTSSALYDSYNRWCEDNALTALKRETFISWVKQNEDKYSIAYSTNIVSNGRNVRGFKGIALTFSYQ; this is translated from the coding sequence TTGAGCGAGAATACAAACGAATTCTTGATGAATGGGGAGAATGAAGAACAGGAGCTTGAAAGACTGCGGGCAGAGGTCGAAGCAGAAATGGAACAGGATATTGCAGCAATGCCGTCTGATGAAGTTCAAAATGATGCACCGCTTCCCGAACCACCTGCTGAAAAGAAAAAACAGGAGCGTGAGTTACCTGACTGGATGGTGGACAAGCTGACGATCAACGAGATGAAGTTTTGCAAGATGTTCACGGAGAAACACCCTCTGAAATGTATCGGCGGACGGTTCTATGATTATGACGGGCTTGTTGATGAAAACGCACTGGGCAATGAGATATACAGAATGCTCAGACAGGCGGTATGGTTCGGACTGCCGAAAAAGGTAACGCTCATCATGGACACCCTCCGTCACTATTGTTACAGCAAACCGCTTCTGCCCGACACACGGTACATACATCTGCTGAACGGAAAGCTCGACCTGAACGGCAATTTCTATCCACGAAAGGAATTCTGCATCAACCGCCTGAATGTGTGGTACAAGCCTGAAATATGGAACAGTGGTGCATATTACCCAGAAAAGTTCCTGACGTTCCTGCTGGAGCTTCTCACGCCCGAAGATGTGAATACCTTGCAGGAGTATCTCGGCTATCTGTTGATACCGTCCACCAAAGGACAGAAGATGATGTTCATTATCGGGCAGGGCGGCGAGGGCAAGTCCCGAATAGCAATCGTTCTCCGTGAGATATTCGGGGATAACATGATAACGGGCAATTTTCAGCGTATCGAAAACGACCGCTTTTTCCGCTACAATCTGAAAGATAAGCTCCTCATGGTCGATGATGATATGCAGATGTCGGCATTACCGTCCACGGGGTACATCAAAAACCTTGTAACAGCAGAGATACCGATAGATGTTGAAGCCAAAGGCAAGCAGTCGGAACAGGCGTTGTTATACACCCGTCTGTTATGTTTCGGCAACGGCAGCCCGAAAGCGCTCTATGATAAGAGTCAGGGATTTTCACGCCGAATGATCATTCTCACAACGCTGACACCGCCTGAGAACCGTGTTGTTGATCCGCACATCGCAGACAAGTTTATCGCAGAGAAAGACAAAATATTCTGCTGGATGTTCGACGGTCTCCGCAGACTGGTAGCGAATAATTACCGCTTCACGATCTCGGACAAGGCAAAGCTGAATGTCAAGGAGACAATGCAGGATAGCTGTAATATCCCCGATTATCTTTCAGACAGCAGCCGTGTGAACTATGGTGAAAAGCTGTGCGTTACATCATCGGCACTGTATGACAGTTACAATCGTTGGTGCGAGGATAACGCTCTGACTGCTTTGAAACGTGAGACATTCATTTCATGGGTAAAGCAGAATGAGGATAAATACAGCATCGCATATTCCACGAATATTGTAAGCAATGGCAGGAATGTCAGAGGTTTCAAAGGTATCGCTCTTACGTTCAGCTACCAATAA
- a CDS encoding CHC2 zinc finger domain-containing protein: MTIFEEVKELVDVPTAARHYGVELHRGNMALCPFHMERHPSCKLYDDHYYCFGCQAHGDVIKLVQELFGLKPIEAVKQLNSDFGLGLDVDKPPDMEAVNRRRREIAERKAEKARVEHMYDVLLRYFTLLDKYRMLYVPTSPDEETDKRFVYALQNIGYAEYLLETFNRTDVVGQQEIKMEVDRIEREYKRILDEWGE; this comes from the coding sequence ATGACTATTTTTGAAGAAGTAAAAGAGCTTGTCGATGTTCCGACAGCAGCTCGTCACTATGGTGTTGAATTACACCGTGGCAACATGGCTCTCTGTCCGTTCCACATGGAGCGCCACCCGTCCTGCAAGCTGTATGACGACCATTATTACTGTTTCGGCTGTCAGGCACACGGCGATGTTATTAAGCTCGTGCAGGAGCTTTTCGGGCTGAAACCGATCGAAGCGGTGAAACAGCTCAACTCCGATTTCGGGCTTGGTCTGGACGTGGACAAACCGCCCGATATGGAAGCAGTCAACAGACGGCGCAGGGAGATCGCCGAACGCAAGGCAGAGAAAGCAAGGGTGGAGCATATGTATGATGTTCTGCTCAGGTACTTTACTTTGCTGGACAAGTACAGAATGCTCTATGTTCCGACTTCTCCCGATGAGGAAACGGACAAGCGTTTCGTATACGCTTTGCAGAATATCGGCTATGCTGAGTATCTGCTTGAAACATTCAACCGCACCGATGTGGTGGGGCAGCAAGAAATAAAGATGGAGGTAGACAGGATTGAGCGAGAATACAAACGAATTCTTGATGAATGGGGAGAATGA
- a CDS encoding ATP-binding protein, with protein MYCDFSNVTDILYRNRKSSKYITYNNIVNTLFGTYLKDNNIYEFPDYTLTKLHKGSIGVSPELKDYYQDAAPDKMKENIKSALEYIFDKPNTYHELYRLIQYDDTLSSSMRRSILSSFSVDFTDDSALIDLIYESIYIAVTRLYYKDEGIVAAKYFYDDLIAVDDVLFKNNEYVPPCKHFCGRSKELDELHAVVSDNSTVIITGVAGIGKSELVRAYAKDHRKEYQYFGYYFYGGSLKDIIANVVHDALATESDLNTRYQRNLELLSSLGEKALLIIDNYNVTPDEDECFDDVCDLKCKVIFTSHMRFEDYATYELRAFRHADDVKTLTKYFYQYKEDEWKCLLQIYGVFDMHTFCVELCAKAFTKGAFSPKTLYKNLKSFKIRDFAEKLSAKKDKHPKKKTYFDHIRELFNLLGLPERHKQVLRVMVFAPVFGFRKDFLAKIMNLKNMVIVEDLIDVGLLYENYKGRVNIQSVVAEVVRSELETNNETCSDFIETVRALCLNEENTIKAGERTILQMVAAVFWSMDFSDTDFQLRFVHDCFKFTEHMGESSLNDAMIAFEQNNHRESHELKTLYLSDAAAYEMIKKHLDNAIYYQMQAVECSKNCDNNVLLQANTVNTYGYYLNLADRKEDALKEMQIGLTLFDQLDGDGVFYFDKYRAIINYGDLLFSLGYTDEAIKQVSAAVSSLRELELQDTEVYADCIYSLGLYHVCVNDTSAGDELVSAFRIFIDLYGRDSDFVQTRAAELLSYIETAHINLTDYEPLKQLLGE; from the coding sequence ATGTACTGTGATTTTAGTAATGTAACAGACATTCTTTATCGAAACAGAAAGTCATCTAAATACATTACCTACAACAATATCGTCAATACATTGTTCGGTACATATTTAAAGGATAATAATATCTATGAATTTCCTGATTATACGCTTACTAAACTCCATAAAGGCAGCATCGGAGTATCTCCTGAGTTAAAAGACTACTATCAAGATGCCGCACCTGATAAAATGAAAGAAAATATCAAGTCTGCACTGGAATATATTTTCGATAAGCCAAATACTTATCATGAATTATACCGTCTTATTCAGTATGACGATACACTTTCATCTTCCATGCGCCGTAGTATTTTAAGCAGTTTTTCTGTAGACTTCACTGATGACTCTGCTCTGATTGACCTTATCTATGAATCAATCTATATCGCTGTGACTCGTCTTTATTACAAAGACGAGGGCATTGTTGCAGCCAAATACTTTTACGATGATCTCATAGCAGTTGATGATGTGCTTTTTAAAAATAACGAATATGTCCCGCCCTGCAAGCATTTCTGCGGACGTTCCAAAGAACTGGACGAACTTCATGCTGTTGTATCTGATAATTCTACCGTTATCATAACGGGCGTTGCAGGCATTGGTAAGAGCGAGCTTGTCCGTGCCTACGCCAAAGATCACCGAAAAGAGTATCAGTATTTTGGGTACTACTTTTACGGTGGCAGCCTGAAAGATATTATTGCAAATGTTGTTCATGATGCTCTGGCTACGGAATCAGACCTGAATACCCGTTATCAGCGTAATCTTGAATTGCTGTCCTCTCTCGGAGAAAAGGCATTGCTGATCATCGACAACTACAATGTTACTCCCGATGAAGATGAATGCTTCGATGATGTATGCGACCTGAAATGCAAGGTGATCTTCACATCGCATATGCGTTTCGAGGACTATGCAACATATGAACTGCGGGCATTCCGTCATGCCGATGATGTAAAGACGCTCACAAAGTATTTCTATCAGTATAAGGAAGATGAATGGAAATGCTTGTTGCAGATATACGGCGTTTTCGATATGCATACATTCTGCGTTGAGCTGTGTGCAAAGGCATTTACAAAGGGTGCGTTCTCTCCGAAAACACTGTATAAGAATCTCAAATCTTTTAAAATCAGGGATTTTGCCGAAAAGCTGTCAGCAAAAAAGGATAAGCACCCAAAAAAGAAAACATATTTCGATCATATCAGAGAACTGTTCAATTTGTTGGGGCTTCCTGAACGCCATAAGCAGGTTTTAAGGGTCATGGTATTTGCTCCTGTTTTTGGGTTCAGAAAAGACTTTCTTGCTAAGATCATGAACCTGAAAAATATGGTGATAGTTGAAGACCTGATAGATGTTGGTCTACTCTATGAGAACTATAAAGGCAGGGTCAATATTCAGTCTGTTGTTGCGGAGGTTGTCCGCTCGGAACTGGAAACCAATAATGAGACCTGTTCCGATTTTATTGAGACAGTTCGTGCGCTTTGCCTGAATGAAGAAAACACGATCAAGGCTGGCGAAAGAACGATCTTGCAGATGGTCGCTGCTGTTTTTTGGAGTATGGATTTTAGCGATACCGATTTTCAGCTCCGTTTTGTCCATGATTGTTTCAAATTTACGGAGCATATGGGAGAAAGCAGTCTGAATGATGCGATGATCGCTTTTGAGCAAAACAATCACAGAGAGTCTCACGAATTAAAAACGCTGTATCTTTCCGATGCTGCAGCATATGAAATGATAAAAAAGCATTTGGATAATGCAATTTATTATCAGATGCAAGCCGTAGAATGTTCAAAAAACTGCGATAATAATGTTCTATTACAAGCAAATACCGTGAACACCTACGGCTATTATCTGAACCTTGCCGACCGGAAGGAAGATGCGTTAAAGGAAATGCAGATAGGGCTTACCCTGTTCGATCAGCTTGACGGTGACGGCGTGTTTTATTTTGATAAGTATCGTGCAATCATCAATTATGGTGATCTGCTGTTCTCTCTCGGTTATACCGATGAAGCTATAAAGCAAGTATCCGCCGCCGTAAGCTCATTGCGTGAATTGGAATTGCAGGATACAGAGGTCTATGCGGATTGCATTTATTCCCTCGGTCTGTATCATGTTTGTGTGAATGATACCTCAGCAGGTGATGAGCTTGTGAGTGCATTCCGCATTTTCATTGACCTCTACGGCAGGGATTCCGACTTCGTGCAGACAAGAGCTGCGGAGCTTCTAAGCTACATCGAAACTGCTCATATCAACCTTACTGACTATGAGCCACTAAAGCAACTACTCGGAGAATAA
- a CDS encoding relaxase/mobilization nuclease domain-containing protein yields MFGNVNVDYQPCKTAVQLQKAADYMLGRLPEQIRDGVVKTAPNLYWGMGCDRDNYARDVLMTRNLFGKRPNGKNNLAFKMSISFSPNDNDKLTYDEVFRIAKEFADKYFQGYEVLFAVHTDKPHKHVHFLIGNCHIETGRAYRRNQRDLYDMCEFFGEQCMKRGLVNSVRKDYFNENPDRDKETFAEIQMKAKGKETFKDELREVIRIECADPNNKTLEDVVAALMKHYHVECRVKGNTISYRHPNFTDKNGKLVSVRGSKLGDKYTVKGINYELTKIWRGHEERDLAEVTTRGKRQTTDRTQTANSTLHTGTDDKRSGAYPQGVRTLAQSTETGGSSNGISENAQAGNTASGTERNRNESSGNGGGDRSILGGRTEGREGSPSGNGNVKDVPTFEELFDSYKRRNTKVVRTSDAEPEPARAVRKKRKDRGR; encoded by the coding sequence ATGTTCGGGAACGTCAATGTCGATTATCAGCCCTGCAAAACAGCCGTTCAGCTTCAAAAGGCAGCAGACTATATGCTGGGCAGACTGCCTGAGCAGATACGGGACGGAGTGGTAAAGACTGCCCCCAACCTCTATTGGGGCATGGGCTGCGACCGTGATAACTACGCCCGTGATGTTCTCATGACAAGGAACCTGTTTGGTAAACGTCCGAACGGCAAGAATAATCTTGCTTTCAAGATGTCAATATCCTTCTCTCCCAATGATAACGACAAGCTCACTTACGATGAAGTGTTTCGCATCGCAAAGGAGTTCGCTGATAAGTATTTTCAGGGATATGAGGTGCTATTTGCTGTTCATACTGATAAACCGCACAAGCACGTTCACTTCCTGATAGGCAACTGTCATATCGAGACAGGCAGAGCATACCGCCGCAACCAGCGTGACCTTTATGATATGTGTGAGTTTTTCGGAGAGCAATGCATGAAGCGAGGGCTTGTAAACTCCGTCCGCAAGGATTATTTCAATGAAAATCCTGACCGTGACAAGGAAACCTTTGCAGAGATACAGATGAAAGCCAAGGGCAAGGAAACATTCAAAGATGAACTTCGGGAGGTTATTCGTATCGAGTGCGCCGACCCGAACAACAAGACTTTAGAAGATGTAGTAGCTGCCCTGATGAAGCATTATCATGTGGAGTGCCGTGTCAAGGGCAACACCATATCCTACCGTCACCCGAATTTTACCGACAAGAACGGTAAACTTGTCTCGGTCAGAGGCAGTAAGCTGGGTGATAAATACACAGTGAAAGGAATCAACTATGAGCTTACCAAGATTTGGCGAGGACATGAAGAACGAGACCTCGCAGAAGTTACCACAAGAGGCAAAAGGCAAACCACCGACAGAACCCAAACAGCAAACAGCACTCTTCACACGGGAACAGATGATAAAAGAAGCGGAGCGTATCCACAGGGAGTACGAACGCTCGCTCAAAGCACAGAGACAGGGGGCAGCAGTAATGGAATCTCAGAAAACGCACAAGCAGGAAACACCGCTTCCGGAACTGAACGCAATAGAAACGAGAGTTCGGGAAATGGCGGAGGAGATCGGAGTATCCTCGGTGGACGCACAGAGGGACGAGAGGGTTCTCCTTCTGGTAACGGCAACGTTAAAGATGTGCCAACTTTTGAAGAACTATTCGACAGCTATAAACGCCGAAATACAAAGGTTGTCCGAACATCAGATGCAGAACCTGAGCCTGCAAGAGCAGTACGCAAAAAGCGTAAGGACAGAGGTCGCTGA
- a CDS encoding plasmid mobilization relaxosome protein MobC, translated as MVNRKRYHSISLKLTDEELQLWNTKHKASGLSKTDYLMQAIRNSEVRIYSIEESINPLIHEIRKIGTNLNQLAYFSNIGQDDKVRAEIGAIRRTNDKVMAQLADFISDPMFSIKGSK; from the coding sequence ATGGTTAATCGCAAACGCTATCACTCTATCAGCCTGAAACTAACTGACGAGGAGCTTCAGCTTTGGAATACCAAGCACAAGGCAAGTGGACTGAGCAAGACCGACTATCTGATGCAGGCAATACGCAACAGTGAGGTGCGTATTTACTCCATCGAAGAGAGCATCAATCCTCTTATCCATGAGATCAGGAAGATAGGTACAAACCTCAATCAGCTTGCCTACTTCTCAAACATCGGACAGGACGATAAGGTCAGAGCCGAGATCGGAGCTATTCGCCGTACTAATGATAAGGTCATGGCACAGCTTGCCGACTTCATCAGCGACCCGATGTTCAGTATCAAGGGCAGTAAATAA
- a CDS encoding ParM/StbA family protein, producing the protein MKRYNNFLIVGIDHGYGNIKTANTVTPTGITKLDAAPTFTKNTLYYDGSYYLIGEGHKEYLPDKWQDNDNYLFTLMGIARELNREGIASADVHLAVGLPLTWVNRQREDFRKYMLQRESVDFKYEDKLYSVRIVGCSVFPQGYAAVVPYLKDMTGLNMLADIGNGTVNIMKINNRKPITTQSYTEKMGVNQCVKAASNAMMNKLGVTVDETIIQSMIRYGNADIDSEYAEILRQAISDYADGIFSLLRKYEYDPKLMRLYITGGGGKLIENFGTYEHDRVTIIGDICASAKGYEEFAIAQLRKEGK; encoded by the coding sequence ATGAAAAGATACAACAACTTCCTGATCGTAGGCATTGACCACGGTTACGGAAACATCAAGACCGCCAACACGGTCACACCCACAGGCATCACGAAGCTCGATGCCGCACCGACCTTCACAAAGAACACGCTGTACTATGACGGCAGCTACTATCTGATTGGTGAGGGACACAAGGAGTATCTGCCGGACAAGTGGCAGGACAATGACAACTACCTTTTTACTCTTATGGGCATCGCTCGTGAGTTGAACCGTGAGGGCATCGCTTCCGCAGACGTACATCTCGCAGTCGGACTGCCGCTAACCTGGGTTAATCGTCAGAGAGAGGACTTCCGCAAGTATATGCTCCAGAGGGAGAGCGTGGACTTCAAGTATGAGGACAAGCTCTACTCCGTCCGCATTGTGGGCTGTTCCGTATTTCCGCAGGGCTATGCCGCTGTTGTTCCGTATCTGAAAGACATGACAGGGCTGAATATGCTCGCAGACATCGGCAACGGCACAGTCAACATCATGAAGATCAACAACCGCAAGCCGATCACCACGCAGAGCTACACCGAGAAAATGGGCGTGAACCAGTGTGTCAAGGCTGCATCCAATGCCATGATGAACAAGCTCGGTGTAACCGTAGACGAGACAATCATTCAGAGCATGATTCGCTATGGAAACGCTGATATTGACAGCGAGTATGCCGAGATTCTCAGACAGGCTATCTCGGATTATGCTGACGGCATCTTCTCTTTGCTCCGTAAGTATGAGTATGACCCGAAGCTAATGCGGCTCTACATCACGGGCGGCGGCGGTAAGCTCATTGAGAACTTCGGTACATACGAGCATGACCGTGTGACGATCATCGGAGATATATGTGCATCGGCTAAGGGCTACGAGGAGTTTGCTATTGCACAGCTCAGGAAGGAGGGCAAGTAA
- a CDS encoding HsdR family type I site-specific deoxyribonuclease — MDAYTQLTVRYRRDIPELFKYNAFVVISDGANNKYGSFFSPYDFFYAWRKIEATDTELNGINSLLTMVKGMFRKDRLLAVIKDFVYFPDNSDRDVKIVCRYPQFFAATKLLENIKAHLRPDGDGKGGTYFGATGCGKSYTMLFLTRMLMKSRSLHSPTIVVITDRTDLDDQLSKQFLSSKRYIGDDTVVSIESREKLREELQGRTSGGVYLTTIQKFTEDIKLLTDRSNVICISDEAHRSQVSLDQKLRITTEGVNRTYGFAKYLHDSLPNATYVGFTGTPIDATIEVFGAVVDSYTMTEAVEDGITVNLVYDGRAAKVTLNQAKVQEIEDYYDQCAEEGSNEHQIEESKKAVAKLDVIIGDPDRLRAVAEDFINHYETRVAESATVAGKAMFVCSNRHIAYRFYKIIKELRPEWTEKKLCPDGTELTEKDKKELKPIEMVKLVMTRNKDDEPELYDMLGTKDDRKEFDRQFKNVKSNFKIAIVVDMWLTGFDVPALDTIYIDKPIQQHTLIQTISRVNRVYEGKDKGLIVDYIGIKKNMNIALKKYTNFECDEFEGIEQSVKIVKDQLEVLGQMFHNFNSDDFFIGTPKQQLDCINRAVEYVQLSNELETRFMAAVRRMKQAFNLCSSSEKFMDKDKDYIHFYCAVRSILFKLTKGDAPDISQMNARVRELLEGAIQSDGIEELFESGKHIEVDIFSDEYMNRINAIQLQNTKIKILQRLLSQAIEEYKKVNKIKGIEFSERLKQVVDDYNNRRRDEAYANEVLDDVADQLAKLLSELKNEKNSFMDMGIDFEEKAFYDILSSVAKKYEFEYPEDKMIELSKRIKIIVDDKARYTDWATREDIKANLQVDLILLLDEFDYPPVTIDDVYKEVLEQAENFKKYSK, encoded by the coding sequence ATGGACGCATATACTCAATTGACTGTTCGCTATCGCAGAGATATTCCCGAACTGTTCAAGTATAATGCCTTTGTGGTTATCAGTGACGGTGCAAATAATAAGTATGGTTCTTTCTTTTCACCGTATGATTTCTTTTATGCGTGGAGAAAGATCGAGGCAACCGATACAGAACTTAACGGCATCAACTCCTTGCTGACAATGGTAAAAGGTATGTTCCGAAAAGATCGCCTTTTAGCTGTAATCAAAGACTTTGTATATTTCCCCGATAACTCGGATAGAGATGTAAAGATAGTATGCCGTTATCCGCAGTTCTTCGCTGCTACCAAGCTGCTTGAAAATATCAAGGCACATCTCCGCCCCGACGGAGATGGTAAAGGCGGTACATATTTTGGCGCAACAGGCTGCGGTAAGAGCTATACAATGCTGTTTCTTACCCGTATGTTGATGAAGTCAAGATCTCTGCACAGCCCGACTATTGTTGTAATCACAGACCGCACCGATCTGGACGATCAGCTTTCCAAGCAGTTCTTATCCTCCAAGCGATATATCGGTGATGATACCGTTGTCAGCATAGAGTCCCGTGAAAAGCTCCGAGAGGAATTGCAGGGCAGAACAAGCGGCGGCGTATATCTTACAACAATTCAAAAGTTCACAGAGGACATTAAATTGCTGACCGACCGCAGTAATGTGATTTGTATATCTGATGAAGCACACAGAAGTCAGGTCAGCCTTGACCAGAAGCTGAGAATCACTACTGAGGGAGTTAACAGGACTTATGGCTTTGCAAAATATCTTCATGACTCCCTGCCTAATGCCACTTATGTAGGCTTCACAGGAACGCCTATTGATGCTACAATAGAGGTCTTCGGTGCTGTTGTGGATTCCTATACCATGACAGAAGCTGTTGAGGACGGTATCACTGTAAATCTTGTATATGATGGACGTGCAGCTAAGGTAACTCTCAATCAGGCAAAAGTTCAGGAAATAGAGGATTATTACGATCAGTGTGCTGAGGAAGGCTCTAATGAACACCAGATAGAAGAAAGCAAAAAGGCAGTTGCAAAACTTGATGTTATTATCGGTGATCCTGACCGCCTTCGAGCTGTCGCTGAAGATTTTATCAATCACTATGAGACCCGTGTTGCAGAGAGCGCTACTGTAGCAGGAAAAGCTATGTTCGTATGCTCCAACAGGCATATTGCATATCGTTTCTATAAAATAATAAAAGAGCTTCGACCTGAATGGACTGAAAAGAAGCTATGTCCTGACGGAACGGAGCTGACAGAGAAAGACAAGAAAGAGCTTAAACCTATCGAAATGGTAAAGCTCGTTATGACACGAAACAAAGACGATGAGCCTGAGCTGTATGATATGCTCGGAACAAAAGACGATAGAAAAGAGTTTGACCGCCAATTCAAAAACGTCAAGTCTAATTTCAAGATCGCCATTGTAGTAGATATGTGGCTCACAGGTTTTGATGTTCCTGCACTTGACACTATTTATATAGATAAGCCCATTCAGCAGCATACACTGATACAGACTATTTCCCGTGTCAATCGTGTATACGAGGGCAAGGATAAAGGCTTAATCGTTGACTATATCGGCATAAAAAAGAACATGAACATCGCCCTGAAGAAGTACACCAATTTTGAATGTGACGAATTTGAGGGAATAGAGCAGTCTGTGAAAATAGTCAAAGACCAACTCGAAGTTCTCGGTCAGATGTTCCATAATTTCAATAGCGATGATTTCTTTATAGGTACTCCAAAGCAACAGCTTGATTGCATAAACAGAGCGGTAGAATATGTTCAGCTATCCAATGAACTTGAAACAAGGTTCATGGCAGCAGTCAGAAGAATGAAGCAGGCTTTCAATCTTTGCAGCTCAAGCGAAAAGTTCATGGATAAGGATAAAGATTATATTCATTTTTACTGTGCTGTTCGTTCTATACTCTTCAAATTGACCAAAGGCGATGCTCCCGATATTTCTCAGATGAACGCCCGTGTTCGTGAACTGTTGGAGGGTGCGATTCAGTCTGACGGTATTGAGGAACTGTTTGAATCGGGCAAGCATATTGAAGTTGATATATTCAGCGATGAATACATGAACAGGATCAATGCTATTCAGCTTCAGAACACCAAGATAAAAATACTGCAAAGATTACTGTCTCAGGCAATAGAGGAATACAAGAAAGTCAATAAGATCAAAGGTATAGAATTCTCCGAACGTCTTAAACAGGTTGTTGATGACTATAATAACCGCAGGCGTGATGAAGCATATGCCAACGAAGTCCTTGACGATGTTGCCGATCAGCTCGCCAAACTCCTTTCAGAGTTAAAAAACGAAAAAAATTCCTTTATGGATATGGGGATTGACTTTGAGGAGAAAGCGTTCTATGATATTCTAAGCTCCGTAGCCAAGAAGTATGAGTTTGAATATCCCGAAGATAAAATGATAGAGCTTTCAAAGCGTATAAAAATCATTGTAGATGATAAGGCGAGGTATACTGATTGGGCAACCCGTGAAGATATCAAAGCAAATCTGCAAGTTGACTTGATTCTTTTGCTTGATGAGTTTGATTATCCCCCGGTCACCATTGATGATGTGTACAAGGAAGTGCTGGAACAGGCGGAAAACTTCAAAAAATACAGTAAGTGA
- a CDS encoding type I restriction endonuclease, whose protein sequence is MQLFNEHALEMSIMELFQDEEYTYINGESIIRDKSDVLLADDLRKYLHDRYSSEGITDSEIDGIILNLRSISGTIYEANKAVYKLLCDGFILNREDRLQKDLYISLIDFEAPEKNIFKIVNQFEISGMNNQTRIPDAIIFINGIPVVVFEFKMLSVKIPQLWTHILN, encoded by the coding sequence ATGCAACTTTTCAACGAACACGCCTTAGAAATGTCCATTATGGAGCTTTTCCAAGACGAGGAATACACCTACATAAACGGAGAAAGTATTATCAGGGATAAGTCTGATGTTCTTCTTGCCGATGATCTGCGGAAATATTTGCATGACCGTTATTCTTCTGAAGGCATCACCGACAGCGAGATCGACGGAATCATTCTCAATCTCCGCAGTATTTCCGGAACGATATATGAAGCAAACAAAGCGGTATATAAGCTCTTGTGTGACGGCTTTATCCTTAACCGTGAGGACAGATTACAGAAAGACCTGTATATCAGCCTTATCGACTTTGAAGCACCTGAGAAGAATATATTCAAAATCGTTAATCAGTTTGAGATTTCCGGCATGAATAATCAGACACGCATACCTGACGCCATTATCTTTATAAACGGTATCCCTGTTGTAGTCTTTGAATTCAAAATGCTGTCCGTGAAGATACCACAATTATGGACGCATATACTCAATTGA